Proteins encoded together in one Desulfovibrio sp. UCD-KL4C window:
- a CDS encoding OmpA family protein has product MKKYLIILILLLSACNKFEPQLTTQSIFYEDAKVQLSQLMVYSRPEKPHYGPLSALFYPYFVTQTIKDGKDWGKLISKNVWQNWTSLQIFPSMVFDDKLVYRGLDDAMFTARSRGFDLLVVGFVPYLYLGHTMDDSAVTLQVKIYETKHGQMVCSFEQSGRLPKRMDDDFIIAKREHRMPDSSFFQIIQSIATDMAVPLTSWARYENTNKGIIAGLTVAKADADKPQMISYTPQQSPQTVQTSPQESQAKITSTPNSSPVTPPKAKSINLAIQFDVNSAIINPESYPLLNELGKALTSDKLNDKSVVIAGHTDSDASAEYNLELSKKRAEAVKAYLTQKFPINSSRIATTGFGESRPLVPNSTKYNKLLNRRVQVSIAP; this is encoded by the coding sequence ATGAAAAAGTATCTGATAATATTAATTTTACTGTTATCTGCATGTAATAAATTTGAACCTCAGCTGACAACTCAATCCATCTTTTACGAAGATGCAAAAGTTCAGTTGTCGCAGCTTATGGTTTATTCCAGACCGGAAAAACCTCACTACGGTCCACTTTCTGCCTTATTCTATCCATATTTTGTGACTCAAACAATTAAAGATGGAAAAGACTGGGGTAAACTGATCAGCAAAAATGTCTGGCAAAACTGGACAAGCCTACAAATTTTTCCCTCAATGGTATTTGATGATAAGCTTGTATACCGCGGGCTGGATGACGCCATGTTCACCGCACGTTCAAGAGGATTTGATTTGTTAGTCGTCGGCTTTGTTCCGTATCTCTACTTAGGACATACGATGGATGACTCTGCCGTAACGCTTCAAGTTAAAATATATGAAACGAAACACGGACAAATGGTTTGCTCGTTTGAGCAGTCAGGACGCCTACCTAAGCGAATGGATGATGACTTTATCATTGCTAAGCGCGAACACCGCATGCCTGATTCATCTTTTTTCCAAATAATTCAATCTATTGCAACAGATATGGCTGTACCGCTCACATCATGGGCAAGGTATGAAAACACCAATAAAGGGATCATCGCAGGACTTACTGTCGCCAAGGCTGATGCAGATAAACCACAGATGATATCATACACTCCTCAACAGTCACCGCAAACAGTGCAAACATCTCCACAAGAATCACAGGCAAAAATAACATCTACACCGAACAGCTCACCAGTTACTCCGCCGAAAGCTAAATCAATTAATTTAGCAATTCAATTTGATGTAAATTCTGCAATAATAAATCCAGAATCCTACCCTCTTTTAAACGAGCTGGGGAAAGCTCTGACCAGTGACAAACTTAACGATAAAAGTGTTGTCATTGCGGGGCACACAGATTCTGATGCTTCTGCAGAATATAATTTAGAGTTAAGTAAAAAAAGGGCTGAGGCTGTTAAAGCATACCTAACCCAAAAATTTCCTATAAACTCTAGCAGAATAGCCACTACTGGATTTGGTGAATCCAGACCTTTGGTCCCCAACAGTACTAAATATAATAAACTTTTGAACCGCAGAGTTCAGGTTTCAATTGCTCCTTAG
- the fliD gene encoding flagellar filament capping protein FliD yields the protein MADLTSGNISFAGLGSGTDFAEMIEGVVKLERTQINSLEAWKKTWSSKIDQFHELNTALLSLQTTLKSMDTIDEFMSKVATSSNEETLTATATSEAITTSHTVEVAQLAQAAVKTSSAGTASIKDSIFSSNGSISFSYHGENVVISNIAAGTTMEGFVNLINNHIDTKDKIRASVLYSGIQCHIQLTGKDQGAENNILNLTLTGTSGGMEQYMDSQVALNSLIRVDGFPPLTGSLATQTFIGRPTNSIDDVITGVTLNLKDTSTIISSNGDLSSFKVGITSDTEQIKENVQKFVDQVNEVRQKIKDMTAIDTTAEKPQGSILTGNYGVELLIGQRLKSIASSRSEGFLWYEELSGGGTKGDKYSALSQLGILTNADTGGAKAGLLELDMDELSKALLDDPYAVAEVFAAHEKGASNSPDLQYISHIEGSTQPGNYNVQYEISGGTLISATINGHAAKVIAGTWEITGAGGTPEAGLGMKVQNHTDGVYGNSNDNASDAILVSVKEGKIGEMVGAITEILSKTGPLNILEENYNDIMDNIDEKIAREEDRIDLFEQNLKLKYSRLDALLGKYQGIQAQLTSSIEQLGSTA from the coding sequence ATGGCTGACCTAACTTCAGGAAATATAAGCTTCGCCGGCCTTGGTAGTGGCACGGACTTTGCGGAAATGATTGAGGGTGTTGTTAAACTGGAACGCACTCAAATCAACTCTCTTGAAGCATGGAAAAAGACTTGGAGCTCAAAAATTGACCAATTCCATGAGCTTAACACCGCCCTTTTATCTTTACAGACTACACTTAAATCCATGGACACTATTGACGAGTTCATGAGCAAGGTAGCTACAAGTTCTAATGAAGAAACTCTTACAGCTACAGCAACAAGTGAAGCAATTACAACATCGCACACAGTAGAAGTTGCACAGCTGGCACAAGCCGCTGTTAAAACATCCTCAGCCGGAACAGCATCAATCAAGGACTCAATTTTTTCCTCAAACGGATCTATATCATTTTCCTATCATGGTGAAAATGTAGTAATTAGCAATATTGCTGCTGGAACTACTATGGAAGGATTTGTAAATCTTATAAATAATCATATTGATACCAAAGATAAAATACGAGCATCAGTTCTTTACTCTGGAATTCAATGTCACATCCAATTAACAGGTAAAGATCAAGGTGCTGAAAACAACATTCTAAACCTAACTTTGACTGGAACTTCCGGCGGTATGGAACAATATATGGATTCCCAAGTTGCTTTAAACTCTCTGATTAGAGTAGATGGTTTCCCGCCACTGACTGGTAGCCTTGCAACACAAACCTTCATTGGCCGTCCAACTAATTCTATTGACGATGTCATTACAGGTGTAACATTAAACCTAAAAGATACTTCTACAATAATAAGCTCAAATGGTGATCTATCTTCGTTTAAGGTAGGAATCACATCTGACACTGAACAAATAAAAGAAAATGTTCAAAAATTTGTTGACCAAGTTAATGAGGTCAGACAAAAAATTAAGGACATGACTGCCATCGACACCACTGCTGAAAAGCCACAGGGGTCTATTCTTACAGGTAACTACGGAGTTGAACTACTGATAGGGCAGCGACTTAAAAGTATCGCCTCATCAAGATCTGAAGGATTTCTTTGGTATGAAGAACTATCTGGAGGAGGAACTAAGGGCGACAAGTATTCAGCACTCTCTCAATTAGGAATATTGACTAATGCAGATACTGGTGGCGCAAAAGCAGGTCTTCTAGAACTTGATATGGACGAACTCAGTAAAGCTCTTTTAGATGATCCATACGCTGTAGCAGAAGTTTTCGCAGCGCATGAAAAAGGAGCCAGCAACTCCCCAGACCTTCAATACATATCTCATATTGAAGGGTCGACCCAGCCTGGGAACTACAACGTTCAATATGAAATTTCCGGTGGCACACTTATTTCTGCAACTATCAATGGACATGCTGCTAAAGTGATAGCTGGAACATGGGAAATTACCGGAGCAGGTGGAACACCGGAAGCTGGTTTGGGTATGAAAGTACAAAATCATACTGATGGAGTTTACGGAAACTCTAACGACAACGCTTCTGATGCAATTCTGGTAAGTGTCAAAGAAGGGAAAATCGGCGAAATGGTCGGTGCAATAACTGAAATTCTCAGTAAAACAGGTCCACTTAATATCCTTGAAGAAAACTATAATGATATCATGGATAATATTGATGAAAAAATTGCACGCGAAGAAGATCGAATTGACCTTTTTGAACAGAATCTGAAATTAAAATATTCAAGACTTGACGCTTTACTCGGTAAATATCAAGGGATACAAGCGCAGTTAACCTCAAGCATCGAGCAGTTAGGAAGCACCGCTTAG
- the tsaB gene encoding tRNA (adenosine(37)-N6)-threonylcarbamoyltransferase complex dimerization subunit type 1 TsaB, whose translation MSLLSNTKMELLLALDGTEEALQIILAKREETEGKFSLLDARTLIVPGKSAFFMVPAIKNSLDLFGFTAKEITHLACIAGPGSFTGLRLTFSAAAGIISGNNALIAGLKYLPLLAAGPAKFTNVPIWVVTHSRRMKVYIQGFEPLSEGESVPKELTPVLSVSVEESASIIKSYNHDKAVICGSGLIKNKPFFDDFLTENPQLEKLPERFNTPAVLDILSGADLAEFSNEMPFPMYLRGSDAEDNLEAITKKLGVSLDVARKKLKDISLV comes from the coding sequence ATGAGTCTACTTTCAAATACTAAAATGGAACTTTTACTTGCCCTCGACGGGACAGAAGAAGCTCTCCAAATAATTCTTGCTAAGCGCGAAGAAACTGAGGGAAAATTCTCACTTCTCGATGCAAGAACTTTAATTGTCCCAGGAAAATCAGCTTTTTTCATGGTTCCGGCCATTAAAAACAGTTTGGATCTTTTTGGCTTTACGGCAAAAGAAATTACACATCTGGCCTGCATTGCGGGCCCAGGCAGTTTCACAGGGTTGCGACTTACGTTTTCTGCGGCGGCGGGGATTATCTCCGGTAACAACGCTCTGATTGCGGGGCTGAAATACCTTCCATTACTTGCTGCCGGACCTGCTAAATTCACAAATGTTCCAATCTGGGTTGTAACGCATTCACGTAGAATGAAGGTTTATATCCAAGGATTTGAACCGCTATCAGAAGGTGAAAGTGTTCCGAAAGAGCTGACCCCAGTCCTTTCGGTGTCAGTAGAAGAATCTGCATCGATCATCAAATCATATAATCATGATAAAGCTGTTATTTGTGGAAGCGGACTAATAAAAAACAAGCCTTTTTTTGACGATTTTTTAACAGAAAATCCTCAACTTGAAAAACTTCCTGAAAGATTTAATACTCCGGCAGTTCTGGATATTCTATCAGGTGCTGATCTTGCAGAATTCAGTAATGAAATGCCCTTTCCAATGTACCTTAGAGGATCTGATGCGGAAGATAACCTTGAAGCTATCACTAAAAAATTAGGAGTCTCTTTAGACGTTGCCCGCAAGAAGTTAAAGGACATTTCTCTAGTTTAA
- the fliS gene encoding flagellar export chaperone FliS, which translates to MNKAAQAYLSTQVHTTSKGELLLMLYDAAIKFMKQAKIKIDEKDYAAKGILISKAIEVISELTSSLNKEKGGSLAENLSQLYIYCNTRLLQANLKMDNEKIDEVIKIIDGIASAYREIIPKMEAQDAPLQTQASASSGSTNINASFANGPGYGLPTVSGNMPSPNSIRLKKAANAYGSAR; encoded by the coding sequence ATGAATAAAGCCGCTCAAGCATATCTTTCAACTCAGGTACATACCACTTCTAAGGGAGAACTTCTCCTCATGCTTTACGATGCCGCCATAAAATTCATGAAGCAGGCAAAAATTAAGATTGACGAAAAAGACTATGCCGCGAAAGGAATTCTTATTTCAAAAGCTATTGAAGTTATTTCAGAGTTGACATCAAGCCTCAACAAAGAAAAAGGTGGGTCTCTTGCTGAAAATCTTAGCCAGCTTTATATTTACTGCAACACAAGATTGTTGCAGGCAAATTTAAAGATGGACAATGAAAAAATTGATGAAGTAATCAAAATCATTGATGGAATTGCCTCTGCATATAGAGAAATTATTCCAAAAATGGAAGCTCAAGATGCTCCATTGCAGACACAAGCGTCTGCCTCAAGTGGCTCAACAAATATTAATGCAAGCTTTGCAAACGGACCTGGATACGGTCTTCCAACTGTTTCCGGAAATATGCCATCTCCGAATTCTATACGCCTTAAAAAAGCAGCCAATGCTTACGGTTCTGCTAGATAA
- a CDS encoding glycosyltransferase, giving the protein MNHPFDIYSKQILSFKLEGQKKHNDLWLNYDTEKIVQRNIQFAEQSDAESIILFGAGDGKLAKALADSKPAWMELIICDLYPENILKIKDYNFTSDLLNSKTHLLVDSSIWAVLLLLIQYGFTAIKSRLILNPCLEGENKKKHQSLQKLFSSHKSIQIPDNQNSNIKISAAAIVSPNEPDLDSFISSFPSWIYELVLVWDCNDYSQLPVITCESDLKIVNVCNPLSNNFGAQRNVMLEHCQGDWVIYLDADERLTIKDWDLLKKIASYDKCDYWYFPRLTFYPDKDHCRIGFGLWPDLQLRFFRKSPKIRFIKNIHEQITGLKGYTGIIAGSPISHLTHLIKNRDEIESKLTNFNNAAGGKITHKLNHELPTLDSKLIKPQEDVPLLPIILPPIII; this is encoded by the coding sequence ATGAACCATCCTTTTGATATATATTCAAAGCAAATACTTTCCTTTAAGCTTGAAGGTCAAAAGAAGCACAATGATCTTTGGCTAAATTACGACACTGAAAAAATTGTTCAAAGAAATATCCAGTTTGCAGAGCAATCCGACGCAGAATCAATTATTCTGTTCGGAGCAGGCGACGGCAAATTGGCCAAAGCTCTTGCCGACTCTAAACCAGCTTGGATGGAATTAATTATTTGCGATCTTTACCCAGAAAATATCCTAAAAATCAAAGACTATAATTTTACATCAGATTTATTAAACTCAAAAACTCATCTGCTTGTAGATTCATCAATCTGGGCAGTTTTATTACTCCTAATTCAATACGGATTTACAGCCATCAAGAGCCGCTTGATTCTTAATCCATGTCTTGAAGGTGAAAATAAAAAAAAACATCAATCTTTACAAAAACTATTTTCAAGCCATAAAAGTATTCAAATACCTGACAATCAGAATTCAAACATAAAAATTTCTGCAGCAGCTATAGTCAGCCCAAATGAACCTGATCTTGATTCTTTTATTTCTTCGTTTCCGTCATGGATTTATGAACTTGTTCTTGTTTGGGACTGTAACGATTATTCCCAACTACCCGTTATTACTTGCGAGTCCGACTTAAAAATTGTAAATGTCTGCAATCCGCTGAGCAACAACTTCGGAGCACAACGAAATGTAATGCTGGAGCACTGCCAAGGTGACTGGGTTATATACTTAGACGCAGATGAACGACTCACAATCAAGGACTGGGATTTACTGAAAAAAATTGCTTCGTATGACAAGTGTGATTATTGGTATTTCCCGCGTTTAACTTTTTACCCTGATAAGGACCACTGTAGGATCGGGTTCGGGCTTTGGCCTGATTTGCAACTTAGATTTTTCCGAAAATCTCCAAAAATAAGATTCATTAAAAATATCCATGAACAGATTACTGGACTTAAAGGATATACAGGAATTATTGCAGGTTCCCCAATAAGCCACCTTACTCACCTTATTAAAAATCGCGACGAGATTGAATCTAAGCTAACAAATTTTAATAATGCGGCAGGTGGAAAAATAACGCACAAACTTAATCATGAGCTTCCAACCCTTGATTCTAAGCTAATCAAACCGCAAGAAGATGTTCCATTACTACCGATAATTCTTCCTCCAATTATTATATAG
- a CDS encoding flagellin, whose amino-acid sequence MALVINHNLMAMNANRNLSSSYNSLAVSTRRLSSGLRVGTAADDAAGLAIREIMRSDISALNQGIRNANDAISMIQTADGALGVIDEKLIRMKELATQAATGTYNSDQRLIIDSEYQAMASEITRIANATDFNGIHLLNGNLSGANSAHNGNGITSTGPIKVHFGTGNDSAEDYYYVSINNSTASSLGVGLAANNSISTQALAQASLDKLNNAIISKDKIRANLGAMQNRLENTITNLSVQAENIQAAESRISDVDVATEMTEFTKNQILTQSAVAMLSQANSMPRLAMNLIGG is encoded by the coding sequence ATGGCTTTAGTAATTAACCACAATCTGATGGCTATGAATGCGAATCGAAATCTTTCGAGTTCGTATAACAGCCTTGCAGTTTCGACTCGTCGCCTGTCTTCAGGTCTGCGTGTTGGAACAGCGGCAGATGATGCTGCAGGTCTCGCAATTCGCGAAATCATGCGCTCAGACATCTCAGCTCTTAATCAGGGTATTCGTAACGCTAACGATGCAATTTCCATGATCCAAACAGCTGACGGCGCACTTGGCGTCATCGATGAAAAGCTCATTAGGATGAAGGAACTCGCAACACAGGCCGCAACGGGTACCTACAACTCTGACCAGCGTCTGATTATCGATTCAGAATATCAGGCAATGGCATCAGAAATCACTCGAATTGCTAACGCAACTGACTTTAACGGCATTCACCTGCTTAATGGAAATCTGTCAGGAGCAAATTCTGCGCACAACGGTAACGGTATCACTTCCACTGGTCCGATTAAGGTTCACTTTGGTACCGGTAACGATTCCGCAGAAGATTATTACTACGTTTCCATTAACAATTCGACAGCGTCATCGCTCGGAGTTGGACTTGCAGCTAACAACTCAATATCCACTCAGGCACTTGCACAGGCTTCTCTGGATAAGCTAAATAACGCAATCATATCCAAGGATAAGATTCGTGCTAACCTAGGAGCCATGCAGAACAGATTGGAAAACACCATTACCAATCTATCCGTTCAGGCTGAAAATATTCAGGCTGCGGAATCCCGCATCTCTGACGTTGATGTAGCAACCGAAATGACTGAATTCACCAAGAATCAGATTCTGACTCAGTCTGCTGTTGCAATGCTGTCACAGGCGAACAGTATGCCACGACTAGCTATGAACCTAATTGGTGGTTAA
- a CDS encoding zinc-ribbon domain-containing protein, with translation MKVICPECNFTSEIPEEKIPDNAQLATCPRCQMKFRFRIVEDEINENMDDTGPDSEQQYDSYEQTNIVHDNSEDNETHQQAPIESTNIQQPQNGSDIWNSLDSMSPEEDTVHTEETADIEQVADNEIPFEVIEKYGFFPAFFLTVKKIILSPTTFFKNMELNGYIKPFLFLLTLMIFQGICSYIWTVAGAPSNLGSQMGQVVDPSLTINLGTTALLLVAIYPLLGSLAFFPLIAITHLLLMIFGAGERGFQATYRAAVYTYAPIILCIIPVIGYAVGSLASFVFSIVAYKTIHNTSYMRVVLSIVIPAVLLLTILGMYSGLSQPTI, from the coding sequence ATGAAAGTAATTTGCCCAGAATGTAATTTTACCAGTGAAATCCCGGAAGAAAAAATACCGGACAACGCACAGCTTGCAACCTGTCCTAGATGCCAAATGAAATTCAGATTCAGAATTGTTGAAGATGAAATAAATGAAAATATGGATGATACGGGACCGGATAGCGAACAGCAGTACGATTCATACGAACAAACAAATATTGTCCATGACAATTCAGAAGACAATGAAACTCATCAGCAGGCTCCAATAGAATCTACAAATATTCAGCAGCCGCAAAATGGATCTGATATATGGAACAGCCTTGACTCAATGTCTCCTGAAGAGGATACAGTCCATACAGAAGAAACAGCAGACATTGAACAGGTTGCTGACAACGAAATTCCTTTTGAAGTAATAGAGAAATATGGATTTTTTCCGGCATTCTTCCTCACTGTAAAAAAAATAATTCTCAGCCCCACTACTTTTTTTAAAAATATGGAGCTAAACGGGTACATAAAACCATTTTTGTTCCTGTTAACTTTGATGATATTTCAAGGAATATGCAGCTACATCTGGACAGTAGCAGGAGCTCCAAGCAACCTAGGTTCTCAAATGGGACAGGTTGTTGATCCTTCTTTGACGATAAATTTAGGCACTACGGCACTATTATTAGTGGCAATTTACCCGCTCTTAGGTTCACTCGCTTTTTTCCCTCTCATTGCGATAACGCATTTGTTACTCATGATTTTCGGAGCAGGCGAAAGAGGTTTTCAGGCAACCTACCGTGCAGCTGTTTACACATATGCGCCGATAATACTGTGCATAATACCGGTTATAGGTTACGCTGTAGGATCGCTTGCAAGTTTTGTATTCTCAATCGTTGCATATAAAACTATTCACAATACATCTTATATGAGAGTTGTCCTTTCCATAGTAATTCCGGCAGTATTACTGCTGACAATTTTGGGAATGTATTCAGGCTTAAGCCAGCCGACAATTTAA
- a CDS encoding glycosyltransferase family 4 protein produces the protein MQSFVTNLDTEIFHTAVFSPSNGPRAKLLRQNSIETFIGIDLLPLLEKFKPDIVHLHRAGWPEPGSLRPFKLTRIPVIVETNVFGHHDPSPDGKLIDRHLFVSHFCAQRFGKVNSISAVPPKYSVLYNPVDTDFFAANCPADRYFPPHAFGRISRADPGKWSPLALEILPDLHQMVKNNDIALFTYNIIGGIPEAERFVKENKFDNYVNFLPPILTDQEISVFLNSISFMVHANATGESFGLVIAEAMAAGLPVITHPSKELRDNAQLELVDHGKTGLIANNTQEYVEAVKFLLTHPQEAREMGENGRTKATELFREQDIADKLGKIYIELLESKGFQK, from the coding sequence ATGCAATCATTTGTCACCAACCTTGATACTGAAATTTTCCATACAGCGGTATTCTCCCCGTCAAACGGGCCAAGAGCTAAATTACTACGCCAAAATAGCATTGAAACATTCATAGGGATTGATCTTTTACCACTTCTAGAAAAATTTAAACCTGACATAGTTCATTTGCACCGAGCCGGATGGCCTGAACCAGGCTCATTACGTCCTTTCAAACTTACACGCATACCAGTTATTGTTGAAACAAATGTCTTCGGACACCACGATCCCAGCCCGGATGGAAAGCTCATTGATCGGCACCTATTTGTATCCCACTTCTGCGCGCAAAGATTCGGAAAAGTAAATTCAATCTCAGCTGTTCCTCCTAAATATTCCGTTCTCTATAATCCAGTTGATACAGATTTTTTTGCTGCCAACTGCCCTGCTGATCGCTATTTTCCACCGCATGCATTTGGTCGAATTTCAAGAGCTGATCCCGGAAAATGGTCTCCTCTTGCCCTTGAAATATTACCAGATTTACACCAAATGGTTAAAAACAATGATATCGCGCTCTTTACATACAATATTATAGGCGGGATTCCCGAAGCGGAAAGATTTGTTAAAGAAAATAAATTTGATAATTACGTTAATTTTTTACCACCAATTCTAACAGATCAAGAAATTTCTGTTTTTTTAAACTCCATATCTTTTATGGTTCACGCAAATGCAACAGGAGAATCTTTCGGCCTTGTCATAGCAGAAGCAATGGCGGCAGGCCTCCCGGTAATAACTCATCCAAGCAAAGAGTTACGCGACAATGCACAGCTGGAACTTGTTGATCATGGCAAGACAGGGTTAATTGCAAACAACACTCAAGAATATGTGGAAGCTGTTAAATTTCTTTTAACTCACCCGCAGGAAGCTCGTGAAATGGGCGAAAACGGCAGAACTAAAGCAACTGAACTATTCCGCGAACAAGACATTGCGGACAAACTTGGAAAGATTTATATTGAATTGTTAGAATCTAAAGGTTTTCAAAAATAA